A single genomic interval of Flavobacterium sp. N2820 harbors:
- a CDS encoding phosphoribosyltransferase family protein, with protein sequence MQNIILTHKEIAHKTKRIAYQIYETFSNEEEVILAGIASNGYIFAQKIAAELAQISDLKVTLCEVKINKQNPKDGITTSIPKEAYENKGLVLIDDVLNSGTTLIYGVKHFLEVSLSKFKTAVLVDRNHKKYPVKADFKGISLSTSLQEHIQVVFEENDSYAYLS encoded by the coding sequence ATGCAAAACATCATCTTAACGCACAAAGAAATTGCGCACAAAACCAAAAGAATTGCTTATCAAATTTACGAAACATTTAGTAATGAAGAAGAAGTGATTTTGGCAGGAATTGCATCAAACGGCTACATATTTGCTCAAAAAATAGCGGCTGAATTGGCTCAAATTTCCGATTTAAAAGTAACACTTTGTGAAGTTAAAATAAACAAACAAAATCCAAAAGACGGTATCACAACTTCAATTCCAAAAGAAGCATACGAGAACAAAGGTTTGGTATTGATTGATGATGTTTTAAACTCGGGAACCACTTTAATTTATGGCGTAAAACACTTTTTAGAAGTTTCGTTAAGCAAATTTAAAACCGCCGTTTTAGTGGATCGAAATCACAAAAAATATCCTGTAAAAGCTGATTTTAAAGGAATTTCATTGTCCACTTCCTTACAAGAACACATCCAAGTGGTTTTTGAAGAAAATGATTCGTATGCTTATTTAAGCTAA
- a CDS encoding RNA-binding S4 domain-containing protein, protein MRIDKFLWCIRYYKTRSIATEAAKKGHITVNGQVAKPSREVFPSDKITLRKDQINYKLTVLDIPLNRLGAKLVDMYRKDETPKEAFEHLELLKLSKEHYRANGTGRPTKKERREIDDYIWDNDEPETTEE, encoded by the coding sequence ATGAGGATTGATAAATTTTTATGGTGCATTCGTTATTACAAAACCCGAAGTATCGCTACAGAAGCTGCAAAAAAAGGACATATTACGGTTAACGGACAAGTTGCTAAACCTTCGAGAGAGGTATTTCCTTCGGATAAAATTACACTTCGAAAAGACCAAATAAACTATAAACTAACGGTTTTGGATATTCCTCTAAATCGATTGGGAGCCAAATTAGTGGATATGTATCGCAAAGATGAAACACCAAAAGAAGCTTTTGAACATTTAGAATTACTAAAACTTTCTAAAGAACATTATAGAGCCAACGGAACCGGAAGGCCTACCAAAAAAGAACGCCGAGAAATTGACGATTACATTTGGGATAACGATGAACCTGAAACAACGGAAGAATGA
- a CDS encoding sterol desaturase family protein — protein MWIHILVFFTTFFFMEFMAWFSHKYIMHGFLWSLHADHHKKDHDSWFERNDAFFIFYAIVSIGCFLLWKYDIFELGLAIGLGILAYGLAYFLVHDIFIHQRFKLFRNANNRYAKAVRRAHKMHHKHIGKEHGECFGMLIVPLKYYKN, from the coding sequence ATGTGGATACATATCTTAGTCTTTTTTACAACGTTTTTCTTCATGGAATTTATGGCTTGGTTTAGTCACAAATACATTATGCATGGCTTTTTATGGAGTTTGCACGCCGATCACCATAAAAAAGACCACGATTCTTGGTTTGAACGCAATGATGCTTTCTTTATATTTTATGCAATTGTAAGTATTGGTTGTTTCTTGCTTTGGAAATATGATATTTTCGAATTAGGTTTAGCAATTGGCTTAGGAATTCTTGCCTATGGATTAGCTTATTTCTTGGTGCATGATATATTTATTCACCAACGCTTTAAGTTGTTTAGAAACGCTAATAACCGATATGCAAAAGCGGTTAGAAGAGCGCACAAAATGCACCATAAACATATTGGTAAAGAGCATGGAGAATGCTTTGGAATGTTAATTGTTCCTTTAAAATATTACAAAAACTAA
- a CDS encoding MerR family transcriptional regulator — translation MNNVKNVFSIKDLENLSGIKAHTIRIWEKRYDVLEPMRSETNIRSYDIKNLQKLLNIVLLHNYGYKISKISKLSQPEINKLVNDIISEKSAKNHAISTFKMAMMNFDQALFFNTYTNLLSEKSFKEVFYSVFIPLMQEIGFLWQTETISPAHEHFITYLIKQKLLINTEKVQILEPTKNDKVFVLFLPSNEIHELGLMYLNYEILLNGYQSIYLGESIPIESLIDLKNYFEKITFVSYFTVEPKQEEINEYIKEFTSKILKDTPHEALLIGRMTEFIDSKDLSPNVKVFHNIEELTNSL, via the coding sequence ATGAACAATGTAAAAAATGTTTTTAGCATCAAAGACCTAGAAAATCTTTCAGGAATAAAAGCACACACCATTCGTATCTGGGAAAAAAGATATGATGTTTTAGAACCAATGCGTTCTGAAACCAACATTCGTTCTTACGATATTAAAAATTTACAAAAACTTTTAAATATTGTTTTGTTGCATAATTATGGTTATAAGATTTCTAAAATCTCCAAATTATCACAACCCGAAATTAATAAATTAGTTAACGATATTATTTCTGAAAAAAGCGCCAAAAATCACGCCATAAGTACATTTAAAATGGCAATGATGAATTTTGATCAAGCGCTGTTTTTTAATACCTACACTAATTTATTGAGCGAAAAATCTTTTAAAGAAGTATTCTATTCGGTGTTTATTCCGCTAATGCAAGAAATTGGTTTCTTATGGCAAACCGAAACCATTTCTCCAGCCCACGAACATTTTATTACATATTTAATCAAACAAAAACTATTAATAAATACCGAAAAAGTCCAAATTCTTGAACCTACAAAAAACGACAAGGTTTTTGTTTTGTTCTTACCTTCAAATGAAATCCACGAATTGGGCTTGATGTATCTGAATTATGAAATTTTATTAAACGGCTATCAAAGTATTTATTTAGGCGAAAGTATTCCTATTGAAAGTTTGATTGATTTAAAAAATTACTTTGAAAAAATCACTTTTGTGAGCTACTTTACGGTAGAACCAAAACAAGAAGAAATCAATGAGTACATTAAAGAATTTACTTCAAAAATATTAAAAGACACCCCTCATGAAGCACTCTTGATTGGAAGAATGACCGAATTTATCGACTCGAAAGACTTAAGTCCAAATGTTAAAGTATTCCATAATATAGAAGAATTAACAAATAGCCTTTAA
- a CDS encoding phytoene/squalene synthase family protein, whose translation MKSIFDNVSFDCSMKVTKAYSTSFSSAVKMLAPTIRQDIYNIYGFVRFADEIVDTFHDYDKEVLFAQFENDLALALSQKISLNPILNSFQHTVHNYNIPIDLIDAFMKSMKLDLFKTKYTTVEEYNEYIYGSADVVGLMCLKVFVNGNDEKYEELKHSAMRLGSAFQKVNFLRDLKADFEDLSRTYFPNTDLSKLDEVSKQQIIAEIQADFDAGFAGIQKLPLEAKFGVYTAYIYYKKLLTKLKKTPSLEIKNTRIRVPDYQKVGLLAKCYVNYRLNIL comes from the coding sequence ATGAAATCGATTTTTGACAACGTATCGTTTGATTGTAGCATGAAAGTTACAAAAGCTTACAGCACTTCTTTTTCGTCTGCTGTTAAAATGCTTGCACCAACTATTCGACAAGACATTTACAACATTTATGGTTTTGTTCGTTTTGCAGATGAAATTGTGGATACTTTTCATGATTATGACAAAGAAGTTTTATTTGCTCAGTTTGAAAATGATTTGGCTTTGGCGTTATCACAAAAAATTAGTTTAAACCCAATTTTAAACTCATTTCAACACACCGTACACAATTATAATATTCCAATCGATTTGATAGATGCTTTTATGAAAAGTATGAAATTAGATTTGTTTAAAACTAAATATACAACGGTTGAAGAATATAACGAATACATTTATGGTTCTGCCGATGTTGTTGGATTAATGTGTTTGAAAGTTTTTGTCAATGGAAACGATGAAAAGTATGAAGAATTAAAACACAGTGCGATGCGACTGGGTTCTGCTTTTCAGAAAGTGAATTTTTTAAGAGATTTAAAAGCCGATTTTGAAGATTTAAGCAGAACTTATTTTCCAAATACTGATTTATCAAAATTGGATGAAGTTTCAAAACAACAAATTATAGCAGAAATTCAGGCTGATTTTGATGCGGGTTTTGCTGGAATTCAAAAACTTCCGTTAGAAGCAAAATTTGGGGTTTACACGGCTTATATTTATTACAAAAAATTGTTGACTAAATTAAAGAAAACACCATCATTGGAAATCAAAAACACCCGAATAAGAGTTCCTGACTATCAAAAAGTAGGTTTGTTAGCCAAGTGCTATGTCAATTATAGATTGAATATTTTGTAG
- a CDS encoding FKBP-type peptidyl-prolyl cis-trans isomerase yields the protein MKSLFKIVLSIVVVTSIFSCQQTDDVTAPPARPYAEVYPEDLAKIEAFLDTHYVTVDADYNTTFTQIPAGGTQQPIADMPELNFVERTIHDISYKIYYLKLREGVGESPTRVDSSFVSYKGNTFAKTTTDGVDTYTQSVFDQSDTPVWFALEDVIRGWGEIIPEFKTGTYTSNPDGTVAFDNYGAGVMFLPSGLGYFNTATGNISAYSPLIFNFKLYNQRYRDHDLDKILSKYEYGPDFNEEALDTDADGIPDYLDIDDDGDGFLTKFEIRHSITTGTPPNDVTTYYYYPFNGAAVDDPLTPYDDTRGIPNCLNDYTTPARIRKHLDATCH from the coding sequence ATGAAAAGCCTTTTTAAAATAGTTTTGAGTATTGTTGTTGTAACAAGCATTTTTTCATGTCAACAGACGGATGATGTTACAGCACCACCAGCAAGACCCTATGCAGAAGTTTATCCAGAAGATTTAGCAAAAATTGAAGCGTTTTTAGATACACATTATGTAACAGTTGACGCAGACTATAATACAACATTTACTCAAATTCCAGCTGGAGGAACACAGCAACCTATTGCGGATATGCCAGAATTAAATTTTGTAGAACGTACAATTCATGATATTTCATACAAAATTTACTATTTAAAATTAAGAGAAGGTGTGGGAGAAAGTCCTACCCGTGTTGACTCTTCTTTTGTTTCGTATAAAGGAAATACATTTGCTAAAACCACTACAGATGGAGTAGATACTTATACTCAGAGTGTATTTGATCAATCAGACACACCTGTTTGGTTTGCTTTAGAAGATGTAATTAGAGGTTGGGGAGAGATTATTCCAGAGTTTAAAACAGGTACGTATACTTCAAATCCAGATGGAACTGTTGCTTTTGATAATTATGGAGCAGGGGTTATGTTTTTACCTTCAGGTTTAGGATATTTTAATACGGCAACTGGAAATATTTCAGCTTATTCTCCATTGATTTTTAATTTTAAATTGTACAATCAACGCTACCGAGATCATGATTTAGATAAAATTTTGTCCAAATATGAATATGGTCCAGATTTTAATGAAGAAGCGCTAGATACTGATGCGGATGGTATTCCAGATTATTTAGATATTGATGACGATGGCGATGGTTTTTTAACCAAGTTTGAAATTAGACATTCTATTACAACAGGAACACCTCCTAACGATGTAACTACATACTATTATTATCCGTTTAATGGAGCAGCAGTAGATGATCCTTTAACGCCGTATGATGATACAAGAGGAATTCCTAACTGTTTGAATGATTATACCACTCCTGCTAGAATAAGAAAGCATTTGGATGCGACATGTCATTAA
- a CDS encoding shikimate kinase: MKVVLLGYMGCGKSVIGAFLAEKLQVPFYDLDHEIEKLTQNSISELFQTKGEIYFRKKENEVLKTILDQKETFVLSLGGGTPCYYNNHELLQQDDVTSFYLKASVANLVARLSSETAKRPILSGFNAAELTDFINKHLFDRSFYYHQVQHVIHVDDKSIAKISDEIIEKLA; encoded by the coding sequence ATGAAAGTAGTGCTGTTAGGTTACATGGGATGTGGTAAGTCGGTAATAGGTGCTTTTTTAGCAGAAAAGTTGCAAGTTCCGTTCTATGATTTGGATCATGAAATTGAAAAATTAACGCAAAATTCTATTTCTGAATTGTTTCAAACCAAAGGAGAAATTTACTTTAGAAAAAAAGAAAACGAAGTGTTGAAAACTATTTTAGACCAAAAAGAAACATTTGTTCTCAGTTTAGGTGGAGGAACTCCTTGTTATTATAACAACCACGAATTGTTGCAACAAGACGATGTAACTTCTTTTTATTTGAAGGCATCGGTTGCAAATTTAGTCGCAAGATTGTCAAGTGAAACTGCAAAACGTCCAATTTTATCCGGTTTTAATGCTGCTGAATTAACCGATTTTATCAATAAGCACCTCTTCGATCGTTCGTTTTATTACCACCAAGTCCAGCATGTAATTCACGTTGACGACAAATCGATTGCCAAAATTTCGGATGAGATTATCGAAAAATTAGCTTAA
- a CDS encoding transketolase family protein, producing the protein MKKYTNTGSKDTRSGFGAGMTELGQKNENVVALCADLIGSLKFDDFKKNHPERFFQIGIAEANMIGIAAGLTIGGKIPFTGTFANFSTGRVYDQIRQSVAYSDKNVKICASHAGLTLGEDGATHQILEDIGLMKMLPGMTVINTCDYNQTKAATLALADHHGPAYLRFGRPVVPNFMPADEPFVIGKAIVLNEGTDVTIIATGHLVWEALIAAEALEAKGISAEVINIHTIKPLDEEAILKSVKKTGCVVTAEEHNIIGGLGESVSRTLVQNNLVPQEFVAVNDSFGESGTPDQLMEKYGLNSAAIIEKAAKVISRK; encoded by the coding sequence ATGAAAAAATATACCAACACAGGCAGTAAAGATACCCGTTCGGGCTTTGGAGCTGGAATGACCGAATTAGGTCAGAAAAACGAAAACGTTGTGGCACTTTGTGCGGATTTAATTGGTTCATTAAAATTTGATGATTTCAAGAAAAACCACCCAGAGCGTTTCTTCCAAATTGGAATTGCAGAAGCGAATATGATTGGAATTGCAGCTGGATTAACCATTGGTGGAAAAATTCCTTTTACAGGAACTTTCGCTAACTTTTCTACAGGAAGAGTGTATGACCAAATCCGTCAATCAGTAGCGTATTCCGATAAAAATGTAAAAATTTGTGCTTCACACGCCGGATTAACTTTAGGAGAAGATGGTGCAACACACCAAATTTTAGAGGACATCGGGTTGATGAAAATGTTACCTGGAATGACAGTAATCAATACTTGCGATTACAACCAAACCAAAGCGGCTACTTTAGCGTTAGCTGATCATCACGGACCTGCTTATTTGCGTTTTGGACGCCCAGTGGTGCCTAACTTCATGCCAGCTGACGAACCATTCGTAATTGGAAAAGCCATTGTGTTAAATGAAGGAACAGATGTTACGATTATTGCCACTGGACATTTAGTATGGGAAGCATTAATAGCAGCGGAAGCGTTAGAAGCAAAAGGTATTTCTGCAGAAGTAATCAACATTCACACAATTAAACCATTAGACGAAGAAGCAATTCTAAAATCGGTAAAGAAAACAGGTTGTGTAGTTACAGCTGAAGAGCATAACATTATTGGTGGTTTAGGCGAAAGTGTTTCTAGAACCTTAGTGCAAAATAATTTAGTACCACAAGAATTTGTAGCCGTTAACGACAGCTTCGGAGAGAGTGGAACACCAGACCAATTAATGGAAAAATACGGTTTAAACAGCGCAGCCATTATTGAAAAAGCAGCGAAAGTAATTTCAAGAAAGTAA
- a CDS encoding DUF4252 domain-containing protein — protein MKKLLLFVSTVILIWSCEEKPSLQKYFVENTESSKFIAVDLAPSIIKTDKMSLSETERAALASFEKMNILAFKTDSTNSTGYEQEIKEVKAILKDESYQQLMKAGSGNDGAAIYFVGDDDEHIEEFVVLAGKKENGFAVVRVLGNDMNPTHIINMLSLLQKSDVDLDQLKPLQQLIK, from the coding sequence ATGAAAAAGCTACTTTTATTTGTTTCAACCGTAATTTTAATTTGGAGTTGCGAAGAAAAGCCGTCTCTTCAAAAGTATTTTGTTGAAAACACAGAATCATCAAAGTTTATTGCAGTTGATTTGGCTCCGAGTATTATTAAAACAGATAAAATGTCCTTGTCTGAAACCGAAAGAGCAGCTTTAGCATCATTTGAAAAAATGAACATTTTAGCGTTTAAAACCGATTCAACAAATAGTACCGGTTATGAACAAGAAATCAAAGAAGTAAAAGCCATTTTAAAAGATGAAAGTTATCAGCAATTAATGAAAGCAGGTTCGGGTAATGATGGTGCGGCAATTTATTTTGTTGGCGACGATGATGAACATATTGAAGAGTTTGTTGTCTTAGCAGGAAAAAAAGAAAATGGTTTTGCAGTAGTTCGTGTTTTAGGAAACGATATGAATCCCACACATATAATCAATATGCTAAGTTTACTTCAAAAATCAGATGTTGATTTGGATCAATTAAAACCTTTACAACAATTAATAAAATAA
- a CDS encoding TPMT family class I SAM-dependent methyltransferase, with protein sequence MNYWEERYQKGETGWDVGTISTPLKEYIDQLTDKNIKILIPGAGNGYEFDYLITNGFKNVFVVDIAASPLKNIAERNPEFASNLIHSDFFALNDKFDLVLEQTFFCAIPPTMRSDYATKMHEILHPKGKIAGLLFDFPLTAEGPPFGGSTDEYLALFSNNFTIKALEKAHNSIKPRENKELFFIFEVK encoded by the coding sequence ATGAATTACTGGGAAGAACGCTATCAAAAAGGAGAAACAGGTTGGGATGTTGGCACAATTTCAACCCCTTTAAAAGAATATATTGACCAATTAACCGATAAAAACATCAAAATTTTAATTCCTGGTGCTGGAAATGGCTACGAATTTGATTATTTGATTACCAATGGATTTAAAAATGTTTTTGTGGTTGATATTGCAGCTTCACCTTTAAAAAATATTGCCGAAAGAAATCCAGAATTTGCCTCAAATCTAATTCATAGCGACTTTTTTGCACTGAACGATAAATTTGATTTGGTTTTAGAGCAAACCTTTTTTTGTGCCATTCCACCAACAATGAGAAGTGATTATGCAACAAAAATGCATGAAATTTTACATCCGAAAGGAAAAATTGCGGGTCTATTATTTGATTTTCCACTTACAGCAGAAGGTCCGCCATTTGGAGGTTCAACCGATGAATACTTGGCGTTATTTTCAAATAATTTCACCATTAAAGCATTAGAAAAAGCACATAATTCTATAAAACCAAGAGAAAATAAAGAACTCTTTTTTATCTTTGAAGTCAAATAA
- a CDS encoding RNA polymerase sigma factor, with product MNQNEFIHIITPFKDKLFRLAKRMLVSTEEAEDATQEVLVRLWNKNDSLEHYNSVEALAMTMTKNYCLDQLKSKRATNLQIVHNNYQDKQASVETQIEHQNTLQWAEKLMNDLPEQQRLILQLREIEEYEFSEIAQVLEMNETAVRVALSRARKTLREQIEKMHNYGTQVS from the coding sequence TTTTAAAGACAAATTATTTCGTTTAGCAAAACGAATGCTTGTTAGTACAGAGGAAGCAGAAGATGCAACTCAAGAAGTTTTGGTGCGTTTATGGAATAAAAATGATTCTTTAGAGCACTATAATAGTGTAGAAGCATTAGCAATGACGATGACAAAGAATTATTGTTTGGATCAGTTAAAAAGTAAAAGAGCCACTAATTTGCAAATTGTACATAATAATTATCAAGATAAGCAAGCTAGTGTTGAAACCCAAATAGAACATCAAAATACGTTGCAATGGGCCGAAAAGTTAATGAACGATTTACCCGAACAACAACGATTAATATTGCAACTTAGAGAAATTGAAGAATACGAATTTTCAGAAATAGCTCAAGTACTAGAAATGAATGAAACGGCGGTTCGAGTAGCTTTATCAAGAGCACGAAAAACCTTAAGAGAACAAATAGAAAAAATGCACAATTATGGAACTCAAGTTAGTTGA
- a CDS encoding DUF4252 domain-containing protein, which yields MKNIVIALVFLMSSITSFAQGAFDKYEDKEGVASVIVNKKMFEMMSKVKVDAKDKETQLYLNLLKKLDNLKVFTTSNAKVGAEMKSTVNSYLKSNPLEELMRVNSEGKNVKIYVKSGANENIVKELLMFIEGANMKDANTIVLSLTGNFSLDEISMLTEKMSLPGGDDLKKASKK from the coding sequence ATGAAAAATATAGTAATAGCTTTAGTATTTTTAATGTCTTCAATAACTTCATTTGCTCAAGGAGCTTTTGATAAATATGAAGATAAAGAAGGAGTTGCATCTGTTATCGTAAATAAAAAGATGTTTGAAATGATGAGTAAAGTAAAAGTAGATGCTAAGGACAAAGAAACGCAGCTCTATTTAAATTTACTTAAAAAATTAGACAACTTAAAAGTGTTTACAACAAGTAATGCAAAAGTAGGAGCAGAGATGAAATCTACTGTAAACAGTTATTTGAAATCTAATCCGCTGGAAGAATTGATGCGTGTAAATAGCGAAGGTAAAAACGTGAAAATTTATGTAAAATCTGGAGCAAATGAAAACATTGTAAAAGAACTTTTGATGTTTATTGAAGGTGCAAATATGAAAGATGCAAATACAATTGTATTGTCGTTAACAGGAAACTTTAGTTTAGATGAAATTTCGATGTTAACCGAAAAAATGAGTTTACCAGGCGGTGATGATTTGAAAAAAGCTTCAAAAAAATAA
- a CDS encoding DUF695 domain-containing protein, with translation MSFLKNIFGKKDEPIKSYFDFWTWFQKNEKDFYNVVKSRQNIEKGFFDKLSPKLGELKDGYFYLTGMFDDNTVELVLTADGNTKNIVFIEELVASAPNINGWKFTALKPALNIEDVSIEMAGLKFNSENLYFYSNDLPNYPDEIDVCITHNDMNDDNRQQIINGTYIFLDNYLGELDFVNNIDNLQVIAKSEAKKELVPIAKLKDFLTWRQKEFVEKYDGVRYDTENDEYSIMEAKLESGNMLLAVINTNLLEWDRQASHPWLAVMTLKYDGSKNNGMPNNADYELLGTIEDEIMLSLKDKDGNLNIGRQTANNERDIYFACNDFRKVSKTFNETQKKYGDKFEIEYDIYKDKYWQTFERFKQH, from the coding sequence ATGAGTTTTCTAAAAAATATCTTCGGAAAGAAAGACGAACCAATCAAAAGCTATTTTGACTTTTGGACTTGGTTCCAAAAAAATGAAAAAGACTTTTATAATGTTGTTAAGAGCAGACAAAACATTGAGAAAGGATTTTTTGACAAATTATCACCTAAACTCGGAGAACTAAAAGACGGCTATTTCTATTTAACGGGAATGTTTGACGACAACACAGTTGAATTAGTTTTGACGGCAGACGGAAATACAAAGAACATTGTATTTATTGAAGAACTTGTTGCTTCTGCCCCAAATATTAATGGTTGGAAGTTTACTGCATTAAAGCCAGCATTGAATATTGAAGATGTTTCTATTGAAATGGCAGGATTAAAGTTCAACTCGGAGAATTTATATTTTTATTCTAACGACCTGCCAAATTATCCAGACGAAATTGATGTTTGTATTACTCACAATGATATGAATGACGATAATAGACAGCAAATAATAAATGGGACTTACATTTTTTTAGATAATTACTTAGGAGAACTTGATTTTGTAAATAACATTGACAATTTACAAGTAATAGCAAAAAGCGAAGCCAAAAAAGAACTTGTGCCTATTGCTAAACTTAAAGATTTTTTAACTTGGCGACAAAAGGAATTTGTAGAAAAATATGACGGTGTGAGATATGACACTGAAAATGACGAATATTCAATAATGGAAGCCAAGTTAGAAAGTGGCAATATGTTGCTTGCTGTTATCAATACAAACTTATTGGAATGGGACAGACAAGCATCACACCCTTGGCTTGCAGTTATGACATTAAAATATGATGGAAGCAAAAACAATGGAATGCCCAATAACGCTGATTACGAACTTTTGGGAACTATTGAAGATGAAATTATGCTTTCCTTAAAAGACAAAGATGGAAATTTAAATATTGGCAGACAGACAGCCAATAATGAAAGAGATATTTATTTTGCTTGCAACGATTTTAGAAAAGTATCAAAAACGTTTAATGAAACACAAAAAAAATATGGTGACAAATTTGAAATAGAATATGATATTTACAAAGACAAATATTGGCAGACATTTGAAAGATTTAAGCAACACTAA
- a CDS encoding phytoene desaturase family protein → MSKKIVVIGSGFSSLAAACYLAKAGNEVIVYEKNQTIGGRARQLKKEGFVFDIGPTWYWMPDVFERFFADFNKKPSDYYELIKLSPAYQVYFGPLDFVTIADNLPEIVTTFESIEKGSGKQLEQFMAEAKSNYDIAIKDLVYRPGESPLELITLETAKKVNQFFSNISKDVRKRFKNTKLVQILEFPVLFLGAKPSDTPSFYSFMNFADFGLGTWHPKNGMYSVILAIEALAKELGVKIETNANVEKIDVTNGKTTGILVNNQFITADIVLSGADYHHSETLLDVNYRQYSEKYWENKTFAPSSLLFYVGFDKKIENVEHHSLFFDVDFDVHAQAIYDTPKWPEEPLFYASFPSKTDENSAPEGKEAGIFLIPIAPGLEDTKELREDYFEKIISRFETLTNQKVKNNIIFKESFCVNDFVKEYNSYKGNAYGMANTLLQTAFLRPKLKSKKVKNLYFTGQLTVPGPGVPPALISGKLVSDLIEKYQ, encoded by the coding sequence GTGTCAAAAAAAATTGTAGTTATTGGTTCCGGATTTTCTTCATTAGCAGCAGCATGTTACTTAGCAAAAGCTGGAAATGAGGTAATTGTTTATGAAAAAAATCAAACCATAGGCGGAAGAGCGCGTCAACTTAAAAAAGAAGGATTTGTTTTTGATATAGGCCCAACATGGTATTGGATGCCTGATGTTTTTGAACGTTTTTTTGCTGACTTCAATAAAAAACCTTCTGATTATTATGAGTTAATTAAGTTATCTCCAGCGTATCAAGTATATTTTGGTCCTTTAGATTTTGTTACCATTGCTGATAATTTACCCGAAATTGTTACCACTTTCGAATCTATCGAGAAAGGAAGTGGCAAGCAATTAGAACAATTTATGGCTGAAGCCAAAAGCAATTATGACATTGCCATTAAAGATTTGGTTTATCGCCCAGGAGAATCGCCACTAGAATTAATTACCTTAGAAACGGCAAAAAAAGTAAATCAGTTTTTTAGTAACATCTCTAAAGATGTTAGAAAACGATTCAAAAACACCAAGTTAGTACAAATATTAGAATTTCCTGTTTTGTTTTTAGGAGCAAAACCAAGTGATACGCCTTCTTTTTATAGTTTCATGAATTTTGCTGATTTTGGATTGGGCACATGGCATCCAAAAAACGGGATGTATTCTGTAATATTAGCCATTGAAGCTTTGGCTAAAGAATTAGGCGTTAAAATAGAGACCAATGCTAATGTTGAAAAAATTGATGTTACAAATGGAAAAACTACCGGAATATTAGTCAATAACCAATTTATAACTGCTGATATTGTTTTAAGCGGCGCAGATTATCATCATTCAGAAACATTACTTGATGTAAATTATCGTCAATATTCAGAAAAATATTGGGAAAACAAAACGTTTGCACCTTCCTCGCTCCTATTTTATGTAGGTTTTGATAAGAAAATAGAAAATGTGGAACACCATTCGTTATTTTTTGATGTAGATTTTGATGTACACGCACAAGCGATTTATGATACGCCAAAATGGCCTGAAGAACCACTTTTTTATGCAAGTTTCCCATCAAAAACAGATGAAAATTCTGCTCCAGAAGGCAAGGAAGCAGGCATATTTTTAATACCAATAGCTCCAGGGTTAGAAGACACAAAAGAGTTACGAGAAGATTATTTTGAAAAGATTATTTCACGTTTTGAAACGTTAACTAATCAAAAAGTAAAAAATAATATTATCTTTAAAGAATCATTTTGTGTAAATGATTTTGTAAAAGAATACAACTCTTATAAAGGTAATGCATACGGAATGGCAAATACCTTATTGCAAACAGCCTTTTTGAGACCAAAATTAAAAAGCAAAAAAGTTAAAAACTTATATTTTACAGGACAATTAACTGTTCCAGGACCAGGTGTTCCTCCTGCATTAATTTCAGGGAAATTAGTTTCAGATTTAATAGAAAAGTATCAATAA